CACTGTAATAGGCATTTTCACCTACAATCTTTCCATCATCATCAAAATCATGAATCAAAAATAAAGGCATCACAATTTTTTTATCGTCCGACTTTCTGGTCATCCTGACCTTCCACCATGATTGTACAACCTTGGCATTTCCCAACCCATAATTCAGGTAATCCGGATAACCCTGAACGTCAATACTGGTAATATCAAAGGCCTCCATCATTTTTTGCATTCCCTCACGATCCTGCTCAAGGGTCATAGCATCTGTTCCAACGGCCATATGAATATTCCGGAAACGCGCATCATCGTGATAGTAGCTGTAAAATTTTTCCATATCCTTGTTCTCAAGAGCCGCCATCATTCGCCTGACGCTATTTATATAATCATGATGATTGTAAATGGTCCCGTTTTTTCTTGCCTCAAAACTTTCATTTAATTCTCGCCAAACTGTACGATCGCTATAATCAATTACCGTTTCAATTTTATTATCGGCATTTACAACATAAAGTCTGTGGACAGGCATATCTATCTTTACTCCTGTACCGTTATGAACTCCTTTTAGATGGTCCCATGTTTGTACCCATACCACATCTTTTTGATTATCATCTTTGTATTCTATGGCATCGGGATAGGCTCCATTGGTTCTTTCCATACTTAGGTAAGCAACATTTTCTTTCCACCATTTTACATTTTTACCCGCTCCTTCTCTGGTTCCCGGTTTTGCATCTTTGTTCGAATTGGTCCCGTTCCAGTATTTGTAGTCATCGGCAAGTAAACTCATGACTTTGTCTGAATCACCGGCAACAAATGCCTTTTTTAAATCTTCAACTACATCAATGGCAGGATGTTCCGAATAAATTGTACCATTTTTCTTTTTTTGAGAATAGGTAACGATGGTAAACACCATCAATAAAACAAGCGTTAATTTTTTCATACTCAATGTGATTAGTCAATAATTTTTAAAAATTTTTCCAAATAAAAGTGAATTCAATTTAAGATGCAATCAACTAGGGACGAAGGGGTCTGATTAATGTCCGAAGGGGTATTAAATTTTTTCAAATACAAAAGAAGTATTGAACAAAAAAATTCAAATTCTTGTTTCGATATTCCAGACTCAATTTATTGTTTTACTCCTGGGAAGGATCAACCTTGCTTGGATGAAGTACTTTTCCTGCGTAGATCGTGTCGCATTTAGCCAGTCCTATATTTCGAAAGAAATTGGTGACAGGACCAAAAAAGGTTTTAAGAATGTTCACTTTTCCATATTCAGGATTTGAGGCCTGACCAAAGATTCTTTGCCCTATCAATTCGCATCCTCTTTTATCGAGAACATTGATCTTGAAATCAAGGCTGTCCGTCTGAACCCAATACCATCCTGAGGTTGATACAAGATTATTTTTTGTGCTCATGGCAACATCTCCCGTGCTAAGCTTTCCTTGTCTGAGGTTCCAGTCCGCAAGAAAATGCGCCACATCAGTGGAATCTCCAGCCTTCATAAAGGCGAGGCTGGCAAAATCTGAACCCTTCGTAACGGCCAGACCGGCGGGCCCTGCAAACATAACGGCACCTGCATCGGCAAGATTAAATTCCTGGCTTCGCTTATATTTATCAATGAGCTTGTCAAGATCAATTCCATGTACTTTTAAATCTCTTCCTTCTATCGAAAAATCCGCAGTTAATGCTTCAAAAAACGGAGCAGAATTATCAGGGTCCCAGCTTAGACTTGCATCAAACTGACCAACACCCATCAATTTAATTCGTTTCTCATTTTCCAAAGTATCTTTTTTTTCAATAAATAAGGTTGAAAGGTCTACTCCCGGGTTATGAGAAGACAACTCAAAGACCATCTGTGGGTCATCATCATAGCGATAATCATACATCAAGCTGTATTTCTCATCTTCCATCTGAAGCTCGGCATCAGTTAACAAAACACGCCTGTCATTTAACTCAACTGAGTAATCGGAAGTAAGGATAAGAGGAATTTTGTTGAGATACAATTGTTCGATAACATTAAGATTCATTGGTAACATATGAATGGATGCCTTTCCACTGATCAAATCATTCCTTAATTGAAAATCTCCCTCTACTTCATTGCTTTCAAAGGGTATAAGTAAATCTTTTTGTCTGTCTATGATCTCGACACGCAAATTTTCAATACGAACATTTGGAATTTTTAAAAAAAAGCCGGGAACCTCATCGTACAGATTCTTATCATCCGATTGTTCTTTTTCCTTTAATGGATCATTAATTTCTATTGGAGTAAATCCCTCGGAAATGACCATTTCACCTAGACTGTCCCTTTCTATGCGAAGCAGAACTCCCTGAATAAACAAATCTTCAATCAGGATTTGATTGGATAATATTTCACTGAGGTTTGCTTTAAAAACAGCTGTTTCAATTCCCAGAATTAACCTTTTCCCAGAATTCAAATCCTGCCTTTCGGGAGCGTCAAATCTCAGCTTTCTCAAGGTAACTTTCAAATCCGGGTAGGACCACAATGATCCAAGAGCGATTTCTTCAACAGAAAAATCTCCGATTAATTTTTTGTTCACCTGAGTCAGTAGCTCCTTGCTGATATCATTCTTTCGGCTATTTAGATACATAAAAAAGCCCAAACCTAAAAGCAACATTATGCTAAGCAATATAATGACACCACGAAATAAGACTCTTAATATTCCCGAATTTTTTACAGATTTTGCTACCATCAATGTTCTGGTCTATTTAGCTTAGATCGATAAACTATTTAAATCAAAGTTAACCAAATACCGATGATTACAATAATTAAATGTGGAGCATAAGGGTCGATTCGATCCATTTATCAAAATCACCGAGATCCTTGTATTTCATTTTAAAGGCATCTATGTCTTTCATCACAACAAAATCGTTTTTATTCATGTAAGAGAACATTTTGAACAAGTCCCTCCCCATGAACAAATAGGTAAATATTCCAGGTAGTTTTTGATAACTTACAGGTTTATTCAGACCCTTTGATATGGCTTCAGCCTGTTCCTGTGCGGATTTCTGGTCCGTTGCCAAATTAATGGTCTTGCCGTTGTAATCTGAGATATTTGTTATGATATGGGCA
This DNA window, taken from Lutimonas zeaxanthinifaciens, encodes the following:
- a CDS encoding nuclear transport factor 2 family protein gives rise to the protein MKKLTLVLLMVFTIVTYSQKKKNGTIYSEHPAIDVVEDLKKAFVAGDSDKVMSLLADDYKYWNGTNSNKDAKPGTREGAGKNVKWWKENVAYLSMERTNGAYPDAIEYKDDNQKDVVWVQTWDHLKGVHNGTGVKIDMPVHRLYVVNADNKIETVIDYSDRTVWRELNESFEARKNGTIYNHHDYINSVRRMMAALENKDMEKFYSYYHDDARFRNIHMAVGTDAMTLEQDREGMQKMMEAFDITSIDVQGYPDYLNYGLGNAKVVQSWWKVRMTRKSDDKKIVMPLFLIHDFDDDGKIVGENAYYSASLMQN
- a CDS encoding AsmA-like C-terminal region-containing protein — its product is MVAKSVKNSGILRVLFRGVIILLSIMLLLGLGFFMYLNSRKNDISKELLTQVNKKLIGDFSVEEIALGSLWSYPDLKVTLRKLRFDAPERQDLNSGKRLILGIETAVFKANLSEILSNQILIEDLFIQGVLLRIERDSLGEMVISEGFTPIEINDPLKEKEQSDDKNLYDEVPGFFLKIPNVRIENLRVEIIDRQKDLLIPFESNEVEGDFQLRNDLISGKASIHMLPMNLNVIEQLYLNKIPLILTSDYSVELNDRRVLLTDAELQMEDEKYSLMYDYRYDDDPQMVFELSSHNPGVDLSTLFIEKKDTLENEKRIKLMGVGQFDASLSWDPDNSAPFFEALTADFSIEGRDLKVHGIDLDKLIDKYKRSQEFNLADAGAVMFAGPAGLAVTKGSDFASLAFMKAGDSTDVAHFLADWNLRQGKLSTGDVAMSTKNNLVSTSGWYWVQTDSLDFKINVLDKRGCELIGQRIFGQASNPEYGKVNILKTFFGPVTNFFRNIGLAKCDTIYAGKVLHPSKVDPSQE